Part of the Candidatus Hydrogenedentota bacterium genome, CGACGGTCATGTTGAGGGCCGCCACAATGTCCACCAGGGGTTTGCGGTTCTCCAGCACGGACCGCACAAACTCCTCGCAGAGGTTGCCGTGCGACCCGCCGTGCCCCCCGGAGGAGACCGTCGGCGGCAGGGGCGGTTTTTTCAGGTTGAGGTCCGCCACGTCCACAACGCCCTCGAAGTTCATCTGCTCCATCGAGCCCTTGTCCCCGCGCACGCGGCCCTTCTCGCCGTGGTGGCCGGGCGTGTCCCAACTCACGGCCATGCGGGACATGCCCCCGCCGCTCGTGCGGAACTGGGCGACCTCCGTGCCGAAGGGGTTCGCGTAGGAGTTGTTCCCCGGCTTCAGGTGCTCGATGATGCTCGGGATGCCCATGCACGACACCTCGGTGAAGCTCTGGCCCGTCACGGCCACCTCGTAGGCGTTCGAGTGCGTCGGGTACCACTGCGGCGGCAGGCCGATGCGCCACCCCTTGTACGAGTCAATCGGCCCCTCCATGTAATGGTAATACTCGCCCTCGGAATACACCATGCGCCCGAAGCGGCCCGCCCGGTAAATCTCCCGCATGGCGTGCACCTCGTCGTGGTAGGCCGACGTCTCGAACATCATGTAATTCAGCCCCGTCTCCTTCACCGTCTGGAGGAGCTGCTTCCCCTCCTCGATGTTGCCGAAACACGCGGGCACCGCGCACGCCGCATGCTTCCCGTGCCGCAGCACCTCCATGCAGTGCCGCGCGTGCGACGGCGCGTCCGTCGCCACAAACACCGCCTCGATGCTGTCGTCCTTCACCAGTTCCTCCAGCGAGGGGTAAGTCTTCTCGCAGCGGCAGACCTTCGCCAGCTCCGCGCAGCGCTCCGGGAACAGATCGCTCACGGCCGCCACCTTCACGCTGGGGTGGTTCTGGAACCCGAAATCCGCCCCAAACTTGCACACCCCATAGCCCACGATCCCCACCCGGAGTACCCGGTCCGACACCGGCTCCCACACCGCCGCCCGGTCAATGTTCCCCTCGGCCCGCTCAAACCCCTGAATCACCTCCTCCGCCGCCTGTCCGGCCCGGTGCCCCGCCATCGCGGCCAGGCCCGCGCCCAGCGCGGTGCTGCGGAGAAAAGAGCGGCGTGAAAATGCGTTTGACATGGCGGTCTTCCTTTCATGAATGCACTGCGCGTTGAAGGGGTCCCGGCCCCTCCGGCTGGTCTCCTATTGTACGCCAACGCACCGCTCGGCTTGCAAACATGGCGAGCCTCGTGCCGCAGGCGTCCCGCCTGCACCCCCTTGAGCATTTCGTACCGTAGCGCAGGCGTCCCGCCTGCACCTCACTAATCTTTCCGCAATGTAGCGCAGGCGTCCCGCCTGCATTTCGTACTGTAGCGCAGGCGTCCCGCCTGCATCCTGCAAATCTAAAAACGGCGAATGAGATTTTCAGCCGCCACGTAAATCATGGCCTGCCCGGACTTTATGCGCAAAGTCAAGATTAACCCGGCAGGCGCGTGTGTTTCGTGTCCACCCCGTCCACATCGTCCATACAGTCCATGGATTCTCACGACTACCCCGGTTTCAGCCGCCGTTTTTTCGGTATAATGGCCGGACGGCCCGCGCGGGGCCGGGAAGGAGTCTCCCGTGGTGGACATTTGCGTGCTGGGTCTGGGCTACATCGGGCTGCCGACGGCGGCGGTGCTGGCGGCGTCGGGCTGCCGGGTGCTGGGGGTGGACAGTAATCCGGAGGTGCTGCGCATTCTGGGCCGGGGGGAGATTCACATCGAGGAGCCGGGCCTGAAGACCGTTGTGCGGGCCGCGGTGCAGTCGGGCGGCCTGCGGGTGGGGGAGCGGCCGGAGGCGGCGGATGTGTTCATCATCGCGGTGCCGACGCCGCTGACGGCGGACAAGCGGGCGGACATGGCGCATGTGGCGGCGGCCACGGAGGCGCTGGCGCCGCTGCTGCGGGCG contains:
- a CDS encoding Gfo/Idh/MocA family oxidoreductase, whose amino-acid sequence is MSNAFSRRSFLRSTALGAGLAAMAGHRAGQAAEEVIQGFERAEGNIDRAAVWEPVSDRVLRVGIVGYGVCKFGADFGFQNHPSVKVAAVSDLFPERCAELAKVCRCEKTYPSLEELVKDDSIEAVFVATDAPSHARHCMEVLRHGKHAACAVPACFGNIEEGKQLLQTVKETGLNYMMFETSAYHDEVHAMREIYRAGRFGRMVYSEGEYYHYMEGPIDSYKGWRIGLPPQWYPTHSNAYEVAVTGQSFTEVSCMGIPSIIEHLKPGNNSYANPFGTEVAQFRTSGGGMSRMAVSWDTPGHHGEKGRVRGDKGSMEQMNFEGVVDVADLNLKKPPLPPTVSSGGHGGSHGNLCEEFVRSVLENRKPLVDIVAALNMTVAGIVAHQSALKDGELLKIPQFTL